In Eleginops maclovinus isolate JMC-PN-2008 ecotype Puerto Natales chromosome 19, JC_Emac_rtc_rv5, whole genome shotgun sequence, the sequence CAACCATGTTTACTTTACTGTAGCCTGTTAACTGaagttttcatattttcttgCTCATCAGACATCCAGGATGCTATTGGATTCAGCCCCATGTCAGCTGTGAAGAGAACAGCAGAAATCACCAAAGAACAGATAGACATGCTCGTGAGCTACGTCTCCACAATGTTGTTTGGTGATCAAGGTCTGTTTCAACCTATTTAAATATCATTTACAAATCTGCCACATTATAATACTATTGCTGGTATCACTGTGTTTGCATTTGCTTTACTGACTCTGCTGATGTTTCAGGGATCCTGCCTGAAGTGTCCGTTGATCCCATGAAAGTTGTGGAAGAGGCTGTGTTGGAGTTCTCAGACAAGAAAGAAGTGTTTGTGGCGTACATGTCTAGCCTGCTTGTTAGTGATCAAGGTATGCTTATTTGCATTAGTAATTTACTCTACCTTaaagaaactttaaaaatacacatacttataatatatataataaagtgTGCATACGTGATGCCcgtttttctttggttttagGAGAACCTGCTGCCACACCAGCTGTTAAAGTTGGAACTGAAAAAggtttcactttttatttcagtttgaataCATCTAAAAGCATCTTACAAGCATAACACTTCACATTTCAAACTATTTGCGCAACATGTCTGtttcttctctgtgtttagATGAAACTGTTTCTACTCCGTCTGATATAAAGCTGGTACATAGGAAAGGTGAGCAATACAAATATAGTTATTTCCTTTACCTTGCTGTTAAATAACATTCCTgttcttgaaataaaaaacttcACTGGTCTTtcataaactttttttttttctaatgcaGGAGAATTTCTGCCACCTCTTGAAAAAGGTAAGAAATCAACATCAAGTTTTCAGCAAACATGTGCTATCCATGCATGTTTGGATAAAACTGGTTTTCTTGGAATGAACTGATCTAAAGTCTGCTATAGTTCGAATAAACCTCATTTTGCACCTGAACAAATATGCATCATGACCACTGTATAccttcatttgaataaatatataatattaaaaaggaTTTAGTGACTGCCTCTATCCCTTTGTGACACTAACGTTTGCTATGTGAAACATTTCATGGAATAATGTGTTCATGTCTTTTGATATTAAGTTGTATTTGCTCCAGTcatcatgttttctgttttacgtaaaacatttttaatttctatGTTGCATTGAgcataaaaatgtctttaatatgCATCATTTGCAGttgtatgcatgtgtatgtaCGTGGTATGTGGATtgtttattctttgttttgctgCCGTAAACTTTTACCATaacaataaatgtgtattaaatgcCACAGAGGATAGTCCCCGTCAAATGGAATATTTAATGCTGTGTTAAGCAAAATAATCTGCATCTTCAGtacaaatgtatgaaaatattAAGAGTTGACTCATCATTACTGGATGTCATTGACCATGGCATGTTGTGTGTATAATGTATTGAAAGTTCATTGTTCCCATTTCACCCCATCCAATTCTACTTTACCTGTAAATAATTGTGGAGCAGCATTTCAATGTGAAGACGTAAAGGTCAGATCACACGGGTCACATGCGTTGGTGATACAGTTACAGAGATCATGAAGGCTGCCAAAGATGaagctgttgctgctgctgctgctgctactgctgcagAGTTGACTGAAGCCCCGACTCAAAGACTGAAGAGGCTGAAGTTCCCACTGAAGCTGCCAAGGAAGCAGATGTgaaagaggcagaggaggatgaTGGTATTCATACGTTTATTCTTTAAttgacacatttacacaagATTGATAACAGGAACTTAAATTGTCACTATCACATCACTAGTGAAACACGTCAACCTTGAGAGACTGACATGAACATTCACCGGAAGATGAGACAGAAGAGGTTGatgctgaggaagaggagattaAAGCAGAGGAAGTTGTAGcacaagagaggaggagaaggaggaggagataaaagaagaggaagggaaagagGAATTAAAAATGGAgatagaaaaggaagaagaagaagaggaggcgcCAAAAACTGAAGAAGAGGTGGAAGAATCCGagccagaggaagaggagactaAAGCTGAAGTAGAATCAGTAAAAGAAGTGGAGACCAAAACTGAAGATTtggtagaggaagaggaggaggagaaggaggacaaagaggaggcCACTAGGACAGAGGAAGGGGCAgtaaaagaagaggaggagaccaAATCTGTAGAAGTTGAGGAAGCtaaaaaggaagaaggggagAACAAATCTGAAGAAGATGcagtagaggaggaggaggaagaagcggaggaggagacaaaaactgaagaagatgcagtagaggaggaggaggaagaagcggaggaggagacaaaaactgaagaagatgcagtagaggaggaggaggaagaagcgGAGGAGACAAAAACTGAAGAAGCTGcagtagaggaggaggaagaagaagcggaggaggagacaaaaactgaagaagctgcaggagaagtggaggaaaaggaggagaaagaggaggaggaggaaactgtAGAAATTCTGGTAGAAGATAAGGAGGatgagacaaaaacagaagaaaaagctGAAGAGGAGAATATTGAAGATGAAGATCTCCCTGTTGATGAAGAATCAGATGAAGAAAAAATTGAAATCACAGAAACTCATATCCAACATGAGATTACAAAAACTGACCAGGACGATCAAGCTCTAGAtctggatgatgaagaggattTAAAAGAAGATCAACTGGACAAAGTGGAGAAGATAGAGGTggaagatgaagaaaaagagacacCTGTCCAACAACTTGATCTAGAAATGTTATCAACTGAAAAAGTTGATAATACTAGTGTAGTGCCTGagtctgatgatgatgatgatgaggaagaagaggacattAACGCTGACGACCAGGACGAGTACTCCGACATCGTTGACGATCAcgatgaaaacaacaacaacagtgaaaGTGGGAAAACTGAGCTCAAACGTAGGAGGAAGGTTCATATTCCCTTTGAGAGGCTCAGAAGAGCCGGATCCAAAGCTGCTTCCAAAGAAGAACGCCTTCACAAAGATGAGACAGGTACAACACGCTCACCATTACCATCACATGTGTTTCACCAGTCCATTTTCAGTATCAGCTCGTGAAAATGCTTCTGAATGGTGAGTTTGTCActaatgataaataatatgtgtgaatattgtgtttttaaaggacCACTTGGTTCTAACGAGACTCAATTAAAGCCTAACATgtaacatgtattattttttccttCTGCTTACGTTTTCTGctcctttattttgtgttaatcaAGGTTTTAAGCCAACTGCAtaattttcacaataaaaccatTTTCATTACAGATTAGAGAAACATATTTTAGGAATTattcttgtttgttgttgtaccAAGAATCCGAAGAGAAGGTAAATAggacaaataattaaaaacaaattattttttggCTACAAGGAAACCAGAACTTCTGAGAATCAAGAAAGATGAGGACATTTCCCCAGATATTGGTGTGGGAAAaatattgatacatttttgatTGAAAAAGCTAATCAAAATGAACTAACCAGATCAATTCAGGTTTTATTTAGATCAGCCACTCATCCTGACTTAGGTGTGAATAGCTTAAAGAAAGACGATCTTGTTACTAATACAGCACATTGCTCCTATAACtgtgctcttttctttttgatgaCTCAGTAACTACAAATCTATTTCCTAAGGTGCTAATTGTGTGCTTAGCTGTTCCTGCCTTAGACCGAACAGTAGATGCTTTGAGCAGCGAGCCAGAGGGCAGCTACATggctgaaaaaacatttatggGATTCTCCACAAGgacaagaaaaaacagataTCTATCAAGTCATCTTACATTCACAGTGAATTatgtgtcaaaacaaaacaaggtatTATGACTTGTAGATATCAATGTAATATATAGTGATTATGCTAGCATGATTAATTATTAAGACTTATTGACTTTCTAACACTGATTTACTGCATCTTCTAAATAATTTGACAAAATTCATTATTAAAGGTAATAATCTTGAAATTGTGGACCTTCTTAGGTTTACATCCAACattccttttacattttataactttCTTCTAAATTGATTGATTTGGTTTTATTGAGTAAACACAAGACATACTCGATGTACACAAGCACCTTGTAATTCTGCTTATGAAGAATTATTGTTGCTTACAGAATTCACtgccgaggaggaggaggagagaataGTTGAGGAATACAAACTTGAGGAAACTATTGAGATGAAACTAAAAGAAGAAAAGCCAAAGGAGGAGACCAAACCCTTTGAACAGGAACCACCAAAGCCCAAAGGTAAAtgccagaggtgggaccaagtcactgtttggcaagtcccaagtaagtcccaagtctcagcagtcaagtccaagtcaagtcccaagtaaagacagagaagggcaagtcgagtccaagtccaagtaacaccaaagccaagtcaagtccaagtccaagtcccaagcttcttcgagtcctgaacaagtcatcatgtactcttcacttaataatgccattatcagacaaacgatcacacaatttcaacatatcaacctaatcttcagtatttttttatacatacagattaaactatgcatatattttatatatctgtatatacgcatgcgcccaaagaccttcaaagtattgtgtgtgaatggtgggttagaaatgtatgagcacggaaggcaccactgtcatcctaaagttggtaaagcgccttgactagtgaggcatggactgtgtggatgcatgtaactggcattgatgcttcagtggatgccagttacagtaggtcaacattttgcttaaatcacaaagaaacctaatatttcaataaaacaatgtttaatctgcataacaattaagcagcatgactacacacaatgaaaggtgctgggggtaggcgcttgagagacagacagacagagagagagacagagtacacctccctaatcttagttatttgtgtacatacctgcaaactcagaagggctgaaaaaggtgacaaactaaaccgttgtaggggggtctggggggtctgggggcatccccccccacccccccagcctttgtacacgttgcctagcaacgtcgcacatgcgcattatatcctgctccgctccgagttaaagtagtaggctattcatgggaaacgcatgaacagcacgttaagatctcggccaagtcgtaattaaaagcagttgttcattatttaagttaagcggcggtaacgccagtgttaaacacggtgttaaacacggtgttaaacacgcaaatgccggttggtgtgcgtacggtactgagtgtttatcggtccacggccgtaatgaacgtgtcgcattggtccatatgtaatgcgcacgttctgttgttcccattggcatagagctattgaacattaattttaacaaaggatacggataacatatcgcccacggcagttttgtcattgtatgtatagcctatatttgtattacgctatcatcattcaacatgtagaatgaacgtgttatctatagagtcgatttacatagataattcacaaccatgaacttaatctggatcttaaacctgccaattgcaactgagagagacgcagaccagacggacagctctcgactaggcttcccttccgtggcacaattgcatcttttccgtagatgaaatccggggaaatcgtgaatattaatgaggggaaacccggggattatccaatcacgctggttaggtccctgatccaatccaaaaaggccaaaatccaccacatgattgcattgctcgcacttgcctgccggctctctcactttgcggtctttggggcttcgcaagttcgcattgcagggaaggatgtccatgatcaggaaatttagcttttgactcgaggcatgtcaagtcattacaagtaaaagaggcaaagtccgagtcaagtctcgagttaatagtattcaagtccaagtcgagtcgtaagtcatgccgaatttgatcaagtcaagtctgaagtcattaaaatcatgactcgagtctgactcgagtccaagtcatgtgactcgagtccacatgtctggtaAATGCACTCAatgaaaaaagtacaaaatattgTTACCTTTAGGAGTATATGTCCAAAATATGAAGTATGTCCACAACAGAATGCAGCTTCATcattttttgtttacctttgctGCATATTTTGACATTAGCTAACAGAGGTCAACCACTAGTAAAATTGTTTTCAGTATGAGTAACCGTTTAGGGATGTTTGTCTGGCTTTAACTCTTATCCCCTATTAATTATGTTACATACATCTTCGAGTACATAAAAACCTGACTcttggatgtttgtttttagaagATGAGTCGAAAAAGGAGAAAGAACCAAAGAAACCATCCAAAGAAGAGGTAGAGTTCAGGAAGCcttcagaggaggagaaagaaacacCAAAGCCTGAACAGAGGACATCAGTGACAAAACCCTCTGAAGAGAAAATTGATGTGAAAACACCacccaaagaagaagaggaagtcaAGAAACCTCtcaaagaagagaaaacagTCCAGAAACCATCAAAAGAAGATGTAGAGGACAAGAAACCATCCAAACAAGAGAAAGTCAAGAAACATCTTGAGAAGAGAAAGAAGCTAAGAAGCCTCTAAAAGAAGTCAAAGAGGCCATTAAACCTGTCAAAGAAGACAAGGAAGCGAAGAAGCCTCTCATAAAAGACAAAGAGGTCAAGAAACCTCTCGCAGAAGAGAAAGAAGTCAAGAAACCCTCTAGAGAAGACAAAGAAGTCAAGAAACAACTCAAAGAAGACAAAGAGGTTAAGAAACCTTCTAGAGAAGACAAGAAGCCTCTCGCAGAAGAGAAAGAAGTCAAGAAACCATCTAGAGAAGACAAAGAGGTCAAGAAACAActcaaagaagagaaagaaatcaaGAAATCCTCTAAAGAAGACAAGAAACCTCTCAAAGAAGAGAAAGGAATCAAGAAATCCTCTAAAGAAGACAAGAAACCTCTCAAAGAAGAGAAAGGAATCAAGAAATCCTCTAAAGAAGACAAGAAACCTctcaaagaagagaaagaaattgAGAAACCATCTAAAGAAGACAAAGAGGTCAAGAAACCATCCAAAGAAGACAAGAAACCCctcaaagaagagaaagaaattgAGAAACCATCTAAAGAAGACAAAGAGGTCAAGAAACCGTCCAAAGAAGACAAGAAACCTctcaaagaagagaaagaaatcaaGAAATCATCTAAAGAAGACAAAGAGGTCAAGAAACCGTCCAAAGAAGACAAGAAACCTCTCAAAGAAGAGAAAGGAATCAAGAAATCCTCTAAAGAAGACAAGAAACCTctcaaagaagagaaagaaatcgAGAAACCCTCTAAAGAAGACAAAGAGGTCAAGAAACCGTCCAAAGAAGACAAGAAACCCctcaaagaagagaaagaaatcaaGAAATCATCTAAAGAAGACAAAGAGGTCAAGAAACCGTCCAAAGAAGACAAGAAACCCctcaaagaagagaaagaaatcaaGAAATCATCTAAAGAAGACAAAGAGGTCAAGAAACCCTCTAAAGAAGACAAGAAACCCCTCAAAGAAGACAAAGAGGTCAAGAAACCATCTAAAGATGAAAAACAAGTCAAGCAACTTCTCAAAGAAAAGAACGGAGTCATTAAATCTCttacagaagacaaagaaatcAAGAAACTATcaaaagaagagaaggaagtCCGCAAACTATctggagaggagaaaggaaTCAAGAAACCTCtcaaggaagagaaagaagtcAAGAAACCTCTTgaagaaaagaaggaagaaacaACACTTTccaaagaaaaggaggaagtcAAGAAACCCTCCAAAGATGAGAAAGAAGTCAAGAAACTTcttaaagaaaagaaggaagaaacaAAACCTTCCAAAAAAGTGACAGAAGCTAAGAAACCCTCTAAAGAAGACAAGGAAGTCATAAAACCATctaaaaaggagaaagaagtTGAGAAACCTCTGAAAGAAGAGAAAGCATTTAATAGATCTGTTGCAGAAGGAATAGAATTAAAGAAACCAtcaaaggaagaggagaaagtcAGTAAACCATCCCGAGAGGAGAAAGAAGTCAAGACACTtcttaaagaaaagaaagcagaaacaaaACCATCCAAAGAAGAGAAGGAAGTCAAGGGAGCTTCTGAaactgagaaagacaaagaggttAAGAAACCATCTACCAAGAAGATAGAGGTCAAGAATCttctgaaagaaaagaaagaggaggagaaaccaCTCAGAGAAGGAAGGGAAGAGAAGAAACATCCTAAAGAAGAGAAAGCCATGACAACAACTCTCAAAGAAGATAAACTTTCTAAAGAAGAGACAGAAGTGAAGGCAACCAcctaaaaaagtaaaagaggtTAAAAAGCCTATGGAAGATGAGAAGGATGAACTACTTCCTCCAAAGACTGGCATAACAAAGCCTGCAAAAGAAGAACCAGAACTGACCTCTAAGGagttgaaagagaaggaaaagaaagcaaGTCCTTCCAAAGAAAGGGCAGTATCAAAGCAGCCCtctgaagaaaaacatgaaccAAAGAAACCTTCCAAAGATGAAAAAGAACCGACAAAACTGTCTAGAAAGGCAGAAGAAGAACCAAAGAAGCTCTctaaggacaaaaaaaagaaaccagccaaagaaaagaaagaggtcaAGATTATTCTCAAAGAAGAACCAACAAAGCCCTCAAGAGAAATCAAGAGGCCACTTCAAGACAAAGAACCCTTCAAGAAGGGAGATAGTAAGACAGGTAAGCATAGTCttacaatacaatgttttttttttctgttgacaCTCCCTTATCCAATACCAAgagtcaggggtgtccaaactacagcccgaGGACCAAATGCGGCCCGTGAGCTATTTTCAAAAGGATAAAGtcatatggcccacaaatgaaacttgtgcttgtcttatattgtacttaaatataagacaagcacaagacTATATGTACACATATATAACACCGCTTTCAGTTAATGAGCCCCCTCAAagaaattaaagttgaaaacattttctaacaaatctaagttgatgaaaaaaaagcccaataacttatttacttaACAAGCTTGAAGTATACCCTTCATTTccccccttattataagcactcTGAGCGAGCCCgttggagagctgtgatgtaggctgtttttttcttaaagcatattcaagtatcaagcataacttacatacatttgattgattgttCTAACTTATAACCTAACTTAAGAGGCAATATACCTCTCTAGTAAGGGGCCCAGGccttcgtatatttttctgtatatggccctcggtgaaaaaagtttggacacccgtGGTCTACAGTCTCTATCCAGCTGTACAACACGGCAATGCTTTAAGTGAAATGCTCCCAGCATTAGGCTAACGTGACCAGGTTCTTTAATTGGTTtggataaatgtattttatacaaaCTTGAAACCTATGGGCTTTATATGTCATCATGTTCCAACAGTGGCCGCACCCAAGGACTCCAAGAAGGAAGCAAAGGAAAAAATCACAACTAAACCTGTAAAACCAGGTAATACAAAACCATCCATAGAGCCATGTTGTTAGCATGGCTAAATATACTTGTATGATCCATGTACAGCCTTAATAGCAATACAATATTTGTAGGTACTTAGTTGTTTGCTTATAGAAAGACCCAGATAGAGGTCTAAAgaagtataaataaagtttcccGTGTGAATTGAAGAGTAAGTTTGTTTCCACTGTAAAAGTAAGTGAAACGTTAAATCAGCTTAACCATTTTATTTCAGACGCTGAACCCAAAAGGTCTGTGAGAGGGATCAAAGTAGTCAAAAAGGCTGTTGCGTCTCTCTTGAAGAAGGAACATCTTAATGTTACAAAAGCTGAAGTACCTAAAGTGAAAGCCAAACCAGAACCTGCAAAGAAAGGTATTTTTATGTAGGAAACTTAAAAAGTAATATTCttgcagacatttttaaataaaaaccacTTTGAATAAATCTAAATTCTAAAGGTTTGTTGCTCTCATGATTTTACAGCAGTGTCACTCCCCAAGGAACCTAAAAAGGAGCCAAAGGAAAAAGTCAAACCTAAACCTGTAGTAAAAGGTAATGCAAAGCATTAAAGCCATAAAGCCATACCAGGGGTGTGACTAAAGGATACTAGAGCTAGATCGCTCATAGATTGTCCCAAAGATAGGGCTACTGGAAATAGATTTTTTGAACTTCTTTCAGTGACGGTTATATTTGTttgaactgttttatttatgtgaaatTGTTTAACCAgctttgctattttattttagacGCTGAACCCAAAAAGGCTGAAAAGGTGACTAAAGTAGTCAAAAAGGCTGTTGCATCTCTCTTGAAGAAGGAGCATCTTAATGTAACAAAAGCAGGTGAGATATTACAGTATGTACAATAACAGATCACAGTGATATTTAATTGTTCTGGTTAGAGTATATTTTTGCAGTGAAAAAGCTCacatgttaaatgtaaagccaAGATTAgataattaattatattttcgTAAATTCTCCAACATTAGCGGTTCCTGAAGTACCTAAAGTGAAAGCCAAACCAGAGCCTGCAAAGAAAGGTATTTTTATGTAGGAAActtaaaaagtaatatttctgcagacattttaaataaaaaacacttctcTTTTTATAAATCTAAAATCTAAAGGCTTGTTGCTCTCATGATTTTACAGCAGCGGCACTTCCCAAGGAACCTAAGAAGGAGCCAAAGGAAACAGTCAAACCTAAACCTGTAGTAAAAGGTAATGCAAAGCCTTAAAGCCATAAAGTCATACCAGGAGCATGGCTACAAGATACTAGAGTTAGATCGCTCATACATTGTCCCAAAGATCGGGCTACTggaaatagattttctttaatTAGTTTGATTGACTGTTATATTTGTTtccactgttttatttatgtgaaaCTTTTCAACCAgctttgccattttattttagaCGCTGAACCCATAAAGACTGAAAAGGTGACTAAAGTTGTCAAGAAAGAGGTTGCACCTTTCCTGAAGAGGAACATCTTAACGCAACAAAAGCAGGTAATAAACTCTGTCAGAACAGGTCACTGTGTCTTTTAATACTTGTAAATATTATGGATTTACAGTG encodes:
- the LOC134881102 gene encoding uncharacterized protein LOC134881102: MLCTIVDSVLDVTKGATDLSYIDPVVIGRDAFSVANDFLSKISGYIQDVLCAIVDVILDTIKDIQDAIGFSPMSAVKRTAEITKEQIDMLVSYVSTMLFGDQGILPEVSVDPMKVVEEAVLEFSDKKEVFVAYMSSLLVSDQGEPAATPAVKVGTEKDETVSTPSDIKLVHRKGEFLPPLEKGKKSTSSFQQTCAIHACLDKTGFLGMN
- the LOC134881104 gene encoding LOW QUALITY PROTEIN: neurofilament heavy polypeptide-like (The sequence of the model RefSeq protein was modified relative to this genomic sequence to represent the inferred CDS: deleted 2 bases in 1 codon), with the translated sequence MEIEKEEEEEEAPKTEEEVEESEPEEEETKAEVESVKEVETKTEDLVEEEEEEKEDKEEATRTEEGAVKEEEETKSVEVEEAKKEEGENKSEEDAVEEEEEEAEEETKTEEDAVEEEEEEAEEETKTEEDAVEEEEEEAEETKTEEAAVEEEEEEAEEETKTEEAAGEVEEKEEKEEEEETVEILVEDKEDETKTEEKAEEENIEDEDLPVDEESDEEKIEITETHIQHEITKTDQDDQALDLDDEEDLKEDQLDKVEKIEVEDEEKETPVQQLDLEMLSTEKVDNTSVVPESDDDDDEEEEDINADDQDEYSDIVDDHDENNNNSESGKTELKRRRKVHIPFERLRRAGSKAASKEERLHKDETEFTAEEEEERIVEEYKLEETIEMKLKEEKPKEETKPFEQEPPKPKEDESKKEKEPKKPSKEEVEFRKPSEEEKETPKPEQRTSVTKPSEEKIDVKTPPKEEEEVKKPLKEEKTVQKPSKEDVEDKKPSKQEKVKKHLEKKEAKKPLKEVKEAIKPVKEDKEAKKPLIKDKEVKKPLAEEKEVKKPSREDKEVKKQLKEDKEVKKPSREDKKPLAEEKEVKKPSREDKEVKKQLKEEKEIKKSSKEDKKPLKEEKGIKKSSKEDKKPLKEEKGIKKSSKEDKKPLKEEKEIEKPSKEDKEVKKPSKEDKKPLKEEKEIEKPSKEDKEVKKPSKEDKKPLKEEKEIKKSSKEDKEVKKPSKEDKKPLKEEKGIKKSSKEDKKPLKEEKEIEKPSKEDKEVKKPSKEDKKPLKEEKEIKKSSKEDKEVKKPSKEDKKPLKEEKEIKKSSKEDKEVKKPSKEDKKPLKEDKEVKKPSKDEKQVKQLLKEKNGVIKSLTEDKEIKKLSKEEKEVRKLSGEEKGIKKPLKEEKEVKKPLEEKKEETTLSKEKEEVKKPSKDEKEVKKLLKEKKEETKPSKKVTEAKKPSKEDKEVIKPSKKEKEVEKPLKEEKAFNRSVAEGIELKKPSKEEEKVSKPSREEKEVKTLLKEKKAETKPSKEEKEVKGASETEKDKEVKKPSTKKIEVKNLLKEKKEEEKPLREGREEKKHPKEEKAMTTTLKEDKLSKEETEVKATT